A single Corynebacterium resistens DSM 45100 DNA region contains:
- a CDS encoding response regulator transcription factor, whose amino-acid sequence MNITVLTNAVEIGDVLPALPLLNHTLTRLESKAGSVREVRGSDIVIIDVTGDNLLRARDLCRAVTAAHPTLPVAIAIAESSLIAVDSSWAVDDFLLPDSSPVEVDTRLRLLSTRRPVAVDQAEDSQVAAIGGLVVDEVTYVARIDGAPLDLTYKEFELLHFLVRNAGRVFSREQLLQDVWGYDYFGGARTVDVHVRRLRAKLGRDYEHLIATVRNVGYKAVAPEEWQ is encoded by the coding sequence ATGAACATCACTGTTTTGACCAACGCCGTCGAAATCGGTGATGTACTCCCAGCTTTGCCGCTGCTTAACCACACTTTGACTAGGTTAGAGTCCAAGGCGGGATCGGTTCGGGAAGTTCGCGGTTCTGACATCGTCATTATTGACGTCACCGGGGATAATCTTCTGCGCGCCCGCGATCTTTGTCGGGCAGTCACTGCAGCTCATCCCACTTTGCCTGTGGCGATCGCTATTGCGGAATCCAGCCTCATCGCCGTGGATTCTTCGTGGGCAGTCGATGATTTCCTATTGCCAGATAGCTCGCCAGTAGAGGTTGATACACGGTTGCGATTGCTATCTACTCGCCGGCCGGTCGCTGTTGATCAAGCCGAGGATTCCCAAGTTGCCGCGATCGGTGGCTTGGTGGTGGATGAGGTCACCTATGTTGCTCGGATCGATGGGGCGCCGCTTGACCTCACGTACAAAGAATTCGAGCTCCTGCACTTTCTCGTGCGCAACGCAGGCCGGGTATTCAGCCGTGAGCAGCTCTTACAGGATGTATGGGGTTACGACTATTTTGGGGGAGCTCGAACGGTGGATGTGCACGTCAGGCGACTACGCGCGAAATTAGGGCGAGATTACGAACATCTAATTGCCACTGTCCGTAATGTGGGTTACAAAGCTGTCGCTCCCGAGGAGTGGCAGTAG